Proteins found in one Phycodurus eques isolate BA_2022a chromosome 18, UOR_Pequ_1.1, whole genome shotgun sequence genomic segment:
- the rps12 gene encoding 40S ribosomal protein S12: MAEEGVAAGGVMDVNTALPEVLKTALINDGLARGIREAAKALDKRQAHLCVLAANCDEPMYVKLVEALCAEHQINLIKVDDNKKLGEWVGLCKIDREGKPRKVVGCSCVVVKDYGKESQAKDVIEEYFKAKK; encoded by the exons ATGGCCGAGGAAGG CGTTGCCGCCGGAGGTGTGATGGATGTCAACACCGCGCTCCCTGAAGTGCTGAAGACCGCACTCATCAATGACGGCCTTGCCCGCGGTATCCGCGAGGCTGCCAAAGCCCTGGACAA GCGCCAGGCCCACCTGTGCGTCCTCGCTGCCAACTGCGACGAGCCCATGTACGTCAAGCTAGTGGAGGCCCTTTGCGCCGAGCATCAGATCAACCTGATTAAG GTTGATGACAACAAGAAGCTTGGCGAGTGGGTTGGTCTGTGCAAGATTGACCGAGAGGGCAAACCCCGTAAAGTGGTGGGCTGCAGCTGCGTTGTCGTCAAG GACTATGGCAAGGAGTCTCAAGCCAAGGATGTCATTGAGGAATACTTCAAAGCCAAGAagtaa
- the zgc:153284 gene encoding SH3 domain-binding glutamic acid-rich-like protein 3 isoform X2 gives MPVKVFYSSLRNDQLRIFMVLESKKIPFERVDIAQNPADKDLMRKIAGNPSALPPQICNGDTYCGDMEAFNNAIEMEQLEAFLKL, from the exons ATGCCAGTCAAGGTGTTTTACTCCAGT TTAAGGAATGACCAGCTAAGAATCTTCATGGTCCTCGAGTCCAAGAAGATCCCCTTTGAGAGGGTGGACATCGCCCAGAATCCTGCAGATAAAGATTTAATGAGGAAGATAGCAGGGAACCCGAGCGCTTTGCCCCCACAAATATGCAACGGGGACACATACTGCGGG GACATGGAGGCGTTCAATAATGCAATTGAGATGGAACAACTGGAGGCTTTTCTCAAACTCTGA
- the zgc:153284 gene encoding SH3 domain-binding glutamic acid-rich-like protein 3 isoform X1 — protein sequence MPVKVFYSSVSGSNSLRNDQLRIFMVLESKKIPFERVDIAQNPADKDLMRKIAGNPSALPPQICNGDTYCGDMEAFNNAIEMEQLEAFLKL from the exons ATGCCAGTCAAGGTGTTTTACTCCAGTGTAAGCGGCTCCAATTCG TTAAGGAATGACCAGCTAAGAATCTTCATGGTCCTCGAGTCCAAGAAGATCCCCTTTGAGAGGGTGGACATCGCCCAGAATCCTGCAGATAAAGATTTAATGAGGAAGATAGCAGGGAACCCGAGCGCTTTGCCCCCACAAATATGCAACGGGGACACATACTGCGGG GACATGGAGGCGTTCAATAATGCAATTGAGATGGAACAACTGGAGGCTTTTCTCAAACTCTGA
- the LOC133416834 gene encoding uncharacterized protein LOC133416834, whose product MLSRSVICPFVFPLAEKIQLVDGWSGCSGRLEVFHDGVWGTVCDDEWVLTAADVVCRQLGCGHAVSAPSSAHFGWGSGPIWLDNVVCEGQELAITHCTHQGFGENNCGHSEDTGVICLGALEKPQITVSPSAVVNWGDNVEFTCTILTEHIGGTFLLKRLQGSLKLHKYSESEGATFSMPRVNFSHQGSYFCEYQKKVEGNIIYYPQGDPMELIIKVSLEKPLISMTTFQVMVIYTPREVSVTRGSSFSITCSVHSLYAHGMFYLKNTNTNATTSKAPFRHIVFYVALFEFPNIEDKDQGAYICHYAVNISSKAFWSTPSTSLYINVVSASSSSVVSGLVSGLVLLLLIVIVGYLVWRRQRQHAGTLIQFSNRFGGATKAYSEDTGNGGLEDGDSSTPANEGGAQSLPTDKTAEVDSENSVETVPEDLAGRVCYELEPLVYS is encoded by the exons ATGTTGAGCCGCTCTGTTATTTGTCCATTTGTGTTTCCACTCGCAGAAAAGATACAGCTGGTTGACGGCTGGAGTGGATGTTCCGGTCGGTTGGAGGTCTTCCACGACGGCGTGTGGGGGACTGTGTGCGACGATGAGTGGGTACTGACCGCCGCCGATGTGGTGTGCCGACAGCTAGGCTGTGGTCATGCCGTGTCGGCCCCCTCCAGCGCGCACTTCGGGTGGGGTAGTGGCCCAATATGGCTGGACAACGTGGTCTGCGAAGGTCAGGAGTTGGCCATCACACACTGCACTCATCAGGGTTTCGGGGAAAATAACTGTGGACACTCTGAGGACACTGGAGTCATCTGTTTGG GCGCTCTGGAGAAGCCTCAGATCACAGTGAGTCCATCCGCGGTGGTCAACTGGGGTGACAATGTGGAGTTCACCTGCACCATCCTGACTGAGCACATAGGCGGCACCTTCTTGCTGAAAAGGTTACAGGGGTCATTGAAGCTCCACAAGTATAGCGAAAGTGAGGGGGCCACCTTCAGCATGCCAAGAGTAAACTTCAGCCACCAGGGCTCGTACTTCTGCGAGTACCAGAAGAAAGTGGAGGGTAACATAATCTACTATCCTCAAGGAGATCCCATGGAACTAATCATCAAAG TGTCGCTGGAGAAGCCGCTCATATCCATGACCACCTTCCAAGTGATGGTGATCTACACCCCTCGAGAGGTGTCAGTCACACGAGGCAGCAGCTTCTCCATCACATGCTCCGTCCATTCCCTGTACGCTCACGGCATGTTCTATCTGAAGAACACCAACACCAACGCCACCACTTCCAAGGCACCGTTCAGACACATCGTTTTTTACGTGGCCTTGTTCGAATTCCCCAACATTGAGGACAAAGACCAAGGAGCTTACATCTGTCACTACGCCGTTAACATCTCCTCCAAGGCTTTTTGGTCCACACCCTCTACGTCTCTATATATCAACGTTGTCT CTGCATCTTCTTCGTCAGTGGTCTCAGGACTTGTGAGTGGGTTGGTGCTCCTGCTGCTAATTGTCATTGTGGGTTATCTGGTCTGGAGAAGACAAAGGCAGCATGCTG GTACCTTGATTCAGTTCAGCAACCGATTTGGAGGAGCCACGAAAGCTTACTCAGAAGACACGGGCAACGGAGGGCTTGAGGACGG GGATAGCAGCACACCCGCCAACGAGGGAGGTGCTCAAAGCCTCCCGACGGACAAGACTGCTGAGGTGGACTCTGAGAACTCCGTGGAGACGGTCCCTGAGGACCTGGCCGGCCGAGTGTGTTATGAGCTGGAACCACTCGTTTACTCCTGA
- the LOC133417376 gene encoding deleted in malignant brain tumors 1 protein-like has product MANAQVVCRELQCGSALAIRKAAYYGQAKDRIWLDDVQCTGSELSILKCQHRPLGENNCGHSEDAGVVCSDHVRVINGSNRCNGRLELFLDGHWNKVCADLGVPESKVVCKELNCGNPLFSTENLYFGESRDLLGVKTTCSGNESSISQCSHKSIRDHCVDATASCYNSQPIRLVNGTNRCSGRVELLYSDQWGTVCDDKWGIQEATVACREMGCGAPLEVKYKAFFGSGDDETWLDDLGCTGQEKSLSECSHRGFGEHDCNHSEDAGVICSETLRLTNGTTLCSGRLEVRHNNEWGKLCDHNWGTKEAIMVCQELNCGGLSKSIEYFGESQLRKYRGTCPSGATSFSQCSVQETAEKCQGVSLSCVGTPTVRLVNGTDRCSGRVEFYHDGFWGTVCDDSWDIRDAQVVCRTMDCGTAMTAKSGAYFGEGAGEIWLDDVECVGNESSLSNCAHSSFGDNNCNHGEDAAVMCSATIRLINGTNQCSGRVEVHHQGHWWSVFNAQWGLHEVGVVCREMHCGDPVKVSGSFGQSGAVSGYKIGCNGRETSITQCSLREYVRSGHDLVEEASVQCSGNVRLTGGHNRCIGRVEFYNNGRWGDVCSEMWDSSDAAVVCKQLNCGTVHKITSGMEYGHGSGHVWIEQIECSGMESTLAQCAQSSFQERSCNTTSLAGVICSESLEVRLVNSDVECTGRVEVQHDNVWHSVCDDHWDLAKSDLVCDHLQCGRVMSVHGGAHYGQSSGPVVEASDACFANATTLHQCSFKGFTRSTCKHDHDVGVSCAGEAIRTIIHSHTLTEECLKFFE; this is encoded by the exons ATGGCCAACGCTCAGGTGGTGTGTCGCGAGCTGCAGTGCGGTTCCGCACTGGCCATCCGGAAAGCCGCGTACTATGGCCAGGCCAAGGACCGAATCTGGCTGGATGACGTGCAGTGCACCGGAAGCGAACTGTCCATCCTCAAGTGCCAGCATAGGCCCTTGGGGGAGAACAACTGCGGTCACAGCGAAGATGCCGGTGTGGTCTGCTCGG ATCACGTGCGAGTGATCAACGGAAGCAATCGGTGTAACGGCCGACTGGAGCTCTTCCTGGACGGCCACTGGAACAAAGTGTGTGCTGACCTGGGCGTGCCCGAATCCAAGGTGGTGTGCAAGGAGCTCAACTGTGGAAATCCTCTGTTTTCAACTGAAAACCTGTATTTTGGAGAATCGCGCGACCTCTTAGGTGTGAAAACCACCTGTTCGGGCAACGAGAGCTCCATCTCGCAATGCTCGCACAAGTCCATCAGAGACCACTGCGTTGATGCCACTGCTTCCTGCTACA ACAGCCAACCCATTCGTCTGGTCAACGGGACCAACCGCTGCTCGGGGCGAGTGGAGCTCTTGTACTCGGACCAGTGGGGGACGGTGTGCGACGACAAATGGGGTATCCAGGAGGCGACCGTGGCATGCCGCGAGATGGGCTGTGGGGCTCCCCTGGAAGTCAAGTACAAGGCCTTCTTTGGCAGCGGCGACGACGAAACGTGGCTGGACGATTTGGGGTGCACAGGCCAGGAGAAGTCGCTAAGTGAGTGCTCGCACAGAGGATTCGGGGAGCACGACTGCAACCATAGCGAGGATGCCGGCGTCATATGTTCAG aaACACTCCGACTGACCAACGGGACCACACTCTGCTCGGGCCGCCTGGAGGTCCGCCACAACAACGAGTGGGGCAAGTTGTGTGATCACAACTGGGGCACCAAGGAGGCCATCATGGTATGTCAGGAGCTCAACTGCGGAGGTCTTTCCAAATCCATCGAGTACTTCGGCGAAAGCCAGCTCAGGAAATACAGGGGGACCTGTCCGAGTGGTGCCACCTCATTCTCTCAGTGCAGCGTCCAGGAAACCGCCGAGAAGTGCCAAGGGGTTTCGCTTTCATGTGTGG GCACTCCCACAGTACGGCTCGTCAACGGCACGGACCGATGCTCGGGCCGAGTGGAATTCTACCACGACGGCTTTTGGGGGACGGTGTGTGACGACTCGTGGGACATCCGAGACGCTCAAGTGGTGTGCCGAACCATGGACTGCGGCACGGCCATGACGGCCAAATCAGGTGCCTATTTTGGCGAAGGCGCGGGAGAAATCTGGCTGGATGACGTGGAATGCGTGGGCAACGAGTCGTCTTTGAGCAACTGCGCGCATTCATCCTTCGGCGATAACAACTGCAATCACGGCGAAGACGCTGCAGTGATGTGCTCAG CAACCATCAGACTGATAAATGGTACCAACCAGTGTTCGGGGCGGGTGGAGGTCCACCACCAAGGCCACTGGTGGTCGGTGTTCAACGCCCAGTGGGGGCTGCATGAAGTGGGAGTGGTGTGCCGGGAGATGCACTGCGGCGATCCCGTGAAGGTGTCGGGCTCTTTCGGGCAAAGTGGTGCCGTAAGTGGGTACAAGATTGGCTGCAACGGGAGGGAGACTTCAATCACGCAGTGCTCATTGCGGGAGTATGTTCGAAGTGGCCACGATCTCGTCGAGGAGGCATCTGTCCAATGCTCGG GCAACGTGAGGTTGACCGGTGGCCACAACCGTTGTATTGGGAGGGTGGAGTTCTACAACAATGGCCGCTGGGGGGACGTCTGCAGTGAAATGTGGGACAGTAGTGATGCGGCGGTGGTGTGCAAGCAACTGAATTGCGGCACTGTCCATAAGATCACTTCAGGGATGGAGTACGGCCACGGCTCGGGACACGTCTGGATCGAGCAGATCGAATGCAGCGGGATGGAGTCCACGTTGGCGCAGTGCGCGCAAAGTTCCTTCCAGGAGAGATCGTGCAACACCACGTCACTCGCCGGTGTCATCTGCTCAG AAAGCTTGGAAGTGCGCTTGGTGAACAGTGACGTTGAGTGCACGGGCAGAGTGGAGGTCCAGCACGACAACGTGTGGCACTCGGTGTGCGACGACCACTGGGACCTTGCTAAATCCGACTTGGTGTGCGATCATTTGCAGTGCGGCCGCGTGATGAGCGTCCATGGCGGCGCCCATTACGGCCAAAGCAGTGGGCCCGTGGTGGAGGCCAGTGATGCCTGTTTCGCCAATGCCACCACTCTTCACCAGTGCTCGTTCAAGGGTTTCACCAGGTCGACGTGCAAGCATGATCATGACGTGGGTGTTTCTTGTGCAGGTGAAGCAATTCGTACAATCATACATAGTCACACCTTGACTGAGGAGTGCCTCAAGTTTTTCGAGTAA
- the sh3bgrl2 gene encoding SH3 domain-binding glutamic acid-rich-like protein 2 isoform X1, with the protein MVIIKVYVASSSGSVAVKKQQQAVVGFLEANRIQFQEVDIAMLEEQRLWMYRQIPRDKRPEKGNPLPPQIFNEDRYCGDYEDFFQSKENNTVFSFLGVTSQASVKVFYLCSSVQNAPALR; encoded by the exons ATGGTCATCATCAAGGTTTACGTCGCCTCGTCAAGTGGGTCTGTGGCG GTGAAAAAGCAGCAGCAGGCGGTAGTGGGCTTCCTGGAGGCCAATCGAATCCAGTTCCAGGAAGTGGACATTGCCATGCTGGAGGAGCAGAGACTCTGGATGTACCGGCAAATCCCTCGGGACAAGCGGCCGGAAAAAGGCAACCCGCTGCCTCCGCAAATCTTCAATGAGGATCGCTACTGTGGG GACTATGAGGACTTCTTCCAGTCGAAAGAGAACAACACTGTGTTTTCCTTCCTGGGCGTCACTTCTCAAGCATCTGTCAAA GTATTCTATCTCTGTTCATCTGTACAG AATGCTCCAGCGCTACGGTGA
- the sh3bgrl2 gene encoding SH3 domain-binding glutamic acid-rich-like protein 2 isoform X2, producing MVIIKVYVASSSGSVAVKKQQQAVVGFLEANRIQFQEVDIAMLEEQRLWMYRQIPRDKRPEKGNPLPPQIFNEDRYCGDYEDFFQSKENNTVFSFLGVTSQASVKNAPALR from the exons ATGGTCATCATCAAGGTTTACGTCGCCTCGTCAAGTGGGTCTGTGGCG GTGAAAAAGCAGCAGCAGGCGGTAGTGGGCTTCCTGGAGGCCAATCGAATCCAGTTCCAGGAAGTGGACATTGCCATGCTGGAGGAGCAGAGACTCTGGATGTACCGGCAAATCCCTCGGGACAAGCGGCCGGAAAAAGGCAACCCGCTGCCTCCGCAAATCTTCAATGAGGATCGCTACTGTGGG GACTATGAGGACTTCTTCCAGTCGAAAGAGAACAACACTGTGTTTTCCTTCCTGGGCGTCACTTCTCAAGCATCTGTCAAA AATGCTCCAGCGCTACGGTGA
- the sh3bgrl2 gene encoding SH3 domain-binding glutamic acid-rich-like protein 2 isoform X3, whose protein sequence is MVIIKVYVASSSGSVAVKKQQQAVVGFLEANRIQFQEVDIAMLEEQRLWMYRQIPRDKRPEKGNPLPPQIFNEDRYCGDYEDFFQSKENNTVFSFLGVTSQASVKDSES, encoded by the exons ATGGTCATCATCAAGGTTTACGTCGCCTCGTCAAGTGGGTCTGTGGCG GTGAAAAAGCAGCAGCAGGCGGTAGTGGGCTTCCTGGAGGCCAATCGAATCCAGTTCCAGGAAGTGGACATTGCCATGCTGGAGGAGCAGAGACTCTGGATGTACCGGCAAATCCCTCGGGACAAGCGGCCGGAAAAAGGCAACCCGCTGCCTCCGCAAATCTTCAATGAGGATCGCTACTGTGGG GACTATGAGGACTTCTTCCAGTCGAAAGAGAACAACACTGTGTTTTCCTTCCTGGGCGTCACTTCTCAAGCATCTGTCAAA GATTCCGAGTCTTAG